A portion of the Stigmatella aurantiaca DW4/3-1 genome contains these proteins:
- a CDS encoding PAS domain-containing sensor histidine kinase, translating to MPERLSLPEHPSDTERLFRTFAEAMSQIVWMSEGHAETVYFNPAWHTFTGLPANLLGASAWNAAMHPEDVAEARAAWGKAKAEGFSCEFEARLRREDGTYRWHHLRSVPMTHPDGSVRFWMGSATDIHEQKHVQRQATQGAGTRGIMETRFELLAEAAGLGIWSCDLVQETVECNATYRVQHGLPAEGLVTMDMVRRRIHPDDLLRMNQAVRRAIEEKLGYESRFRVLLGEGEKFPAQAQWLHTAGHVFLDEHGRPQRLEGMTRDITAERRLEESLRQTLIEKNESLQTLELVNAVGQALAAELQLDKLVQGATDVGTQLSKAAFGAFFYNVLNERGESYMLYSLSGASREAFSRFPMPRSTRVFAPTFKGEGIIRSDDITKDPRYGDNAPNQGMPPGHLPVRSYLAVPVTSRSGEVIGGLFFGHPSPGVFSEREERLVAGLAAQIAVAMDNARLFQRAQEAITSRDTFLSIASHELRTPITSMKMQAHLMRRRLASGDPAAVSRETVTKLVDQTERSIGRLSRLVEDMLDISRIATGHLYMQLEPVNLSELTHDVVERFEQQLKEAGHTIEMHLTPGIVGRWDRDRLDQVLTNLLTNVLKYAPGSPVKVTVLEAGAIAILEVQDRGPGISPEHHHRVFERFERLVDANQSSGLGLGLHIVKHIVEAHEGTIRLRSAVGEGASFLVELPIAGPQSKPR from the coding sequence ATGCCAGAACGCCTTTCGTTGCCCGAACATCCGTCAGACACCGAGCGACTCTTTCGTACCTTTGCGGAGGCGATGTCCCAGATCGTATGGATGTCCGAGGGGCACGCGGAGACGGTCTACTTCAACCCGGCTTGGCACACCTTTACTGGCCTCCCCGCGAACTTGTTGGGGGCTTCGGCATGGAATGCCGCGATGCATCCAGAGGATGTGGCCGAGGCGAGGGCTGCCTGGGGCAAAGCCAAGGCCGAGGGCTTCTCCTGCGAATTCGAGGCGCGGCTGCGGCGTGAGGACGGCACCTATCGCTGGCACCACCTGCGGTCGGTGCCGATGACGCATCCGGACGGCTCGGTCCGGTTCTGGATGGGCAGTGCCACCGACATCCATGAGCAGAAGCACGTCCAGCGCCAGGCCACGCAGGGGGCAGGCACGCGCGGAATCATGGAAACCCGCTTCGAGCTGCTCGCTGAGGCGGCCGGCCTCGGAATCTGGTCCTGCGATCTGGTGCAGGAGACGGTTGAGTGCAACGCCACCTACCGGGTCCAGCATGGCCTTCCCGCCGAAGGCTTGGTGACGATGGACATGGTGCGCCGCAGGATTCACCCGGACGATCTGTTGCGGATGAACCAGGCGGTCCGGCGCGCCATCGAGGAGAAGTTGGGCTACGAGAGCCGCTTCAGGGTGCTGCTCGGCGAGGGAGAGAAGTTCCCAGCCCAGGCCCAGTGGCTTCACACCGCGGGCCATGTTTTCCTCGACGAGCACGGCCGCCCGCAGCGGCTGGAGGGAATGACCCGCGACATCACCGCTGAGCGGCGGCTCGAGGAGTCACTGCGGCAGACGCTGATCGAAAAGAACGAGTCTCTTCAGACCTTGGAGCTTGTCAACGCCGTGGGCCAGGCGTTGGCCGCGGAACTTCAGCTCGACAAGCTGGTGCAAGGCGCGACCGACGTTGGGACGCAGCTGTCCAAGGCCGCGTTCGGCGCGTTCTTCTACAACGTGCTCAACGAGCGTGGAGAGTCGTACATGCTGTACTCCCTCTCGGGCGCGTCGCGAGAGGCCTTCTCCAGGTTTCCGATGCCCCGCTCGACCCGGGTCTTCGCGCCGACGTTCAAGGGGGAAGGAATCATCCGAAGCGATGACATCACGAAGGATCCGCGTTACGGGGACAACGCCCCCAACCAGGGCATGCCCCCGGGCCACCTGCCGGTCCGGAGCTACCTCGCGGTTCCAGTCACCTCCCGTTCGGGCGAAGTGATCGGCGGACTGTTCTTTGGCCATCCCTCGCCGGGGGTTTTCTCGGAGCGCGAGGAGCGGCTGGTCGCGGGGCTCGCGGCGCAGATCGCCGTCGCGATGGACAATGCCCGGCTGTTTCAGCGCGCGCAGGAGGCCATCACTTCCCGGGACACGTTCCTGTCGATTGCGTCGCATGAACTGCGCACGCCCATCACATCCATGAAGATGCAAGCCCACCTCATGCGCAGGCGGCTCGCCAGTGGTGATCCCGCGGCGGTCTCCCGCGAGACCGTCACCAAGTTGGTCGACCAAACGGAGCGCTCGATTGGCAGGCTCAGCCGGCTGGTGGAGGACATGCTCGATATCTCGCGCATCGCCACGGGCCATCTGTACATGCAGCTCGAGCCGGTGAATCTGAGCGAGCTCACGCACGATGTGGTCGAGCGCTTCGAGCAGCAACTCAAAGAGGCAGGCCACACGATCGAAATGCACCTGACCCCGGGGATCGTTGGCAGATGGGACCGTGACCGGCTCGATCAGGTGCTGACCAACCTGCTCACCAACGTGCTCAAGTACGCGCCTGGCTCTCCGGTGAAGGTAACGGTCTTGGAGGCAGGCGCCATCGCCATTCTCGAGGTCCAGGACCGTGGGCCGGGCATTTCACCCGAGCATCATCACCGTGTCTTCGAGCGCTTCGAGCGGCTGGTCGATGCGAACCAGTCCAGCGGCCTTGGGCTGGGGCTCCACATCGTCAAGCACATCGTCGAAGCGCATGAGGGAACGATCCGGTTGCGCAGCGCCGTGGGGGAAGGGGCGAGCTTCTTGGTCGAGCTTCCCATCGCTGGGCCTCAGAGCAAGCCGCGGTAG